The Coleofasciculaceae cyanobacterium genome contains a region encoding:
- a CDS encoding MgtC/SapB family protein, whose translation MTITWTTFAIRLLVGFFLAVGIGIERQWLKTRAVLKTNVLVTLGSAMFVMLSIMTPGDASPTRIAAQIVSGVGFLGGGVILREGASVKGINTAATLWCAAAIGSLVGSGFLVQAYVSTLAVVGANLLLRPLVEAFKQQQEDQDAHLSLDDTKQMNNAISPLSSIDSLALATAKNYNRYDCHLLCSLAKESQVLELVLKFAREQKLTIVGMQSKNLDNRAKSGAVEVEIKISFAAQSSQANFGNLNEIIKLLKTEAQVNSISWQSLLK comes from the coding sequence ATGACTATTACCTGGACGACTTTTGCTATTCGCTTACTTGTGGGGTTTTTTCTGGCGGTGGGAATTGGCATTGAAAGACAATGGCTGAAAACCAGAGCGGTTTTAAAAACTAATGTATTAGTAACTCTGGGATCGGCAATGTTTGTCATGCTTTCGATTATGACTCCAGGAGACGCTAGCCCAACTAGAATTGCCGCCCAAATAGTCTCGGGAGTTGGTTTTTTGGGTGGTGGCGTAATTTTAAGAGAAGGAGCAAGTGTCAAAGGAATAAATACCGCAGCTACTCTTTGGTGCGCAGCAGCAATAGGTTCACTCGTAGGTTCAGGTTTTCTGGTACAGGCTTATGTTAGTACTTTGGCAGTGGTTGGAGCTAATTTATTATTACGCCCTTTAGTAGAAGCTTTCAAACAACAGCAAGAAGACCAAGACGCTCACTTGTCTTTAGATGATACGAAGCAAATGAATAATGCTATTAGTCCCTTATCTTCAATAGACTCTTTGGCATTAGCTACTGCAAAAAATTATAATCGATATGATTGCCATTTGTTGTGTTCTCTTGCAAAGGAGTCTCAAGTTTTAGAGTTAGTCCTAAAATTTGCTAGAGAACAAAAACTAACAATAGTAGGAATGCAGAGTAAAAATCTTGATAATCGGGCAAAATCTGGAGCAGTAGAAGTAGAAATTAAAATAAGCTTTGCTGCGCAAAGTTCTCAAGCCAATTTTGGTAACTTAAATGAAATTATTAAACTACTTAAAACTGAAGCTCAGGTAAATTCAATTAGCTGGCAGTCTTTACTAAAGTAA
- a CDS encoding trehalase family glycosidase, which yields MKSMFNATDLEKIRTYIKHTWKTLTRSPKDLLAAAKDPKIEHNRDRPWLVYISPREDLNRIKTSLQQILTPEEWQQLELRILPAEVESIEEHGLLYLPHSYVVPGGRFNEMYGWDSYFIILGLLQDQEIALAKNMVDQLAYEIEHYGMILNANRTYLLTRSQPPIFAPAIVKVYEYTQDKQWLQSMLPTIETYYYYWSVPPHLNQATGLSHYAALGHGPAPEVVMSELDEQGKTHYDRVKEYYRQFRFDDYDVNLYYDQGQDELTELFYQGDRSMRESGFDITNRFGPFSIDIIHYAPVCLNVLLYQMELDTAKINEILGYSEIASQWRDRAFLRQERINQFLWDEETGLYFDYNFRTGKRRLYEYATTFYPLWAGIASPEQARRVWQNLDKFEEAGGILTSTHVSGNQWDAPFGWAPLNLMAVEGLLRYGYEADAKRIAGKFLTMAVQEFNKSGTLVEKYDVCNCSANVSDEIFFGYSSNEIGFGWTNGVILELLKILAL from the coding sequence ATGAAATCAATGTTTAATGCAACAGATCTAGAAAAAATTAGAACTTATATCAAACATACTTGGAAAACTTTAACACGTTCTCCAAAAGACCTTCTAGCAGCAGCAAAAGATCCTAAAATCGAGCATAATCGCGATCGCCCCTGGTTAGTTTATATTTCACCCCGCGAAGATCTCAATCGCATCAAGACATCTCTACAACAAATTCTGACTCCTGAAGAATGGCAACAACTGGAATTGCGGATTTTACCTGCTGAGGTAGAATCAATCGAAGAACATGGTTTGCTTTATCTGCCGCATTCCTACGTGGTTCCTGGTGGACGTTTTAATGAAATGTATGGTTGGGATAGTTATTTTATTATTTTAGGACTGTTGCAAGACCAAGAAATTGCACTAGCTAAAAATATGGTCGATCAGTTAGCTTATGAAATCGAGCATTATGGGATGATTCTTAACGCTAATCGTACCTATTTACTGACGCGATCGCAGCCGCCAATATTTGCTCCAGCAATTGTCAAAGTCTACGAATATACTCAAGATAAGCAATGGTTGCAGTCGATGCTACCAACTATCGAAACTTATTATTATTACTGGAGTGTACCGCCTCATCTTAACCAGGCTACAGGATTGTCTCATTATGCAGCTTTGGGACATGGTCCTGCTCCAGAAGTAGTTATGTCAGAATTAGATGAACAGGGAAAAACTCATTACGATCGCGTTAAAGAATATTACCGTCAATTTCGCTTCGATGATTATGACGTAAACCTGTATTACGATCAAGGTCAAGATGAATTAACTGAATTATTTTATCAGGGCGATCGCTCGATGCGTGAATCGGGATTTGATATTACCAACCGTTTTGGGCCTTTTAGTATTGATATTATTCACTACGCCCCTGTCTGTTTGAATGTTTTGCTGTATCAAATGGAATTAGATACGGCTAAAATCAACGAAATTCTGGGTTATTCAGAAATAGCCAGCCAATGGCGCGATCGCGCTTTTTTACGTCAGGAGAGAATTAACCAGTTTTTATGGGATGAAGAGACAGGACTTTATTTTGACTACAATTTCCGTACTGGTAAACGGAGACTATATGAATACGCTACTACATTTTATCCTTTGTGGGCAGGTATAGCTTCTCCCGAACAAGCTCGACGAGTTTGGCAAAATTTAGATAAATTTGAAGAAGCAGGCGGAATTCTTACCAGCACTCATGTTAGTGGAAATCAATGGGATGCTCCTTTTGGTTGGGCTCCTTTAAACTTGATGGCTGTAGAAGGATTGCTACGCTATGGTTACGAAGCAGACGCTAAACGTATTGCTGGCAAATTTTTAACCATGGCAGTTCAAGAATTTAACAAAAGTGGGACGTTAGTAGAAAAATATGATGTATGTAATTGTTCTGCTAACGTTTCTGACGAAATCTTTTTTGGCTATAGTTCTAATGAGATTGGCTTTGGTTGGACGAATGGAGTGATTTTAGAATTGTTGAAAATTTTAGCTTTGTAG
- the treZ gene encoding malto-oligosyltrehalose trehalohydrolase has protein sequence MKVGSHYLGNGVCEFIIWSPLKEEVAVHLVLPEEKLLPMTKQERGYWYLKADNIKPGTLYYYRLEDASDKPDPASHFQPQGVHQASEVIDHSNINWQDSQWAGIPLDKMIMYELHVGTFTDQGTFKAIIPRLSNLAELGVNAIEIMPVAQFPGDRNWGYDGVYPYAVQNSYGRPEDLKQLVDAAHQQGIAVILDVVYNHFGPEGNYIAHHGPYFTETYQTPWGSAINFDDAYSDGVRNYFIENALYWLENYHLDGLRLDAIQAIYDLGAKHILQDIAEKVEELSQKLGRKFYLIAESDLNDVRVIRPKELGGYGVDAQWSDDFHHSLRTVLTEESGGYYADFGTCEQLAKAYQNTFVYDWQYSPFRKRYHGNALGDRQGHQFVVCIQNHDQIGNRMLGERLSDLIDFESVKLATGALLLAPYIPLLFMGQEYGEESPFLYFVSHSDSDLVEAIREGRKKEFTDFHLEGEYIDPQSLPAFNLSKINWAKRTEGKHQVLWQLHQKLITMRRTIPALKKLDKQNLTATARESDRFLLLHRWQNNSQVFSILNFNQQDVNLKIDFPPGKWQKILDSAEPKWMGSSSSLPEQITRKEAELSIKSRSFVVYQQ, from the coding sequence ATGAAAGTTGGTTCTCATTATCTGGGTAATGGTGTTTGCGAATTTATTATTTGGTCGCCTTTAAAAGAAGAAGTAGCGGTACATCTTGTTTTGCCAGAAGAGAAGTTGCTACCAATGACAAAGCAGGAACGGGGTTACTGGTATCTTAAAGCAGACAATATCAAGCCTGGTACGCTTTACTATTATCGACTTGAGGACGCATCGGATAAACCAGATCCTGCTTCTCATTTTCAACCTCAAGGAGTTCACCAAGCATCAGAAGTAATTGATCACAGTAATATCAATTGGCAAGACTCTCAATGGGCTGGTATTCCTCTTGATAAGATGATTATGTATGAGTTGCACGTGGGGACTTTTACTGATCAGGGGACTTTTAAAGCAATCATTCCGCGGTTGTCAAATTTAGCGGAGTTGGGAGTCAATGCGATAGAAATTATGCCAGTGGCTCAATTTCCGGGCGATCGCAATTGGGGTTATGATGGAGTATATCCTTATGCGGTACAAAATTCTTACGGTAGACCTGAAGATTTAAAGCAACTGGTAGATGCAGCGCATCAGCAAGGGATAGCGGTAATTTTGGATGTAGTTTACAACCATTTTGGCCCAGAAGGTAATTATATCGCTCATCACGGTCCTTATTTTACCGAAACTTATCAAACTCCTTGGGGAAGTGCAATTAACTTTGATGATGCCTATAGTGATGGGGTGCGTAATTATTTTATTGAAAATGCTCTCTATTGGTTGGAAAATTATCATCTAGATGGGCTGCGCTTAGATGCGATTCAGGCTATTTATGATTTGGGCGCAAAACACATCCTGCAAGACATTGCCGAAAAGGTGGAGGAACTTTCGCAAAAGCTAGGTAGAAAATTCTATTTAATTGCTGAAAGCGATCTTAATGATGTGCGCGTTATTCGTCCTAAAGAATTAGGCGGTTACGGAGTTGATGCTCAATGGAGTGATGATTTTCATCATTCTCTGCGTACTGTTTTAACTGAAGAGTCTGGGGGATATTATGCAGATTTTGGTACTTGCGAACAACTAGCCAAAGCTTATCAAAATACTTTTGTTTACGATTGGCAATATTCCCCCTTTCGTAAAAGATATCATGGTAATGCCCTTGGCGATCGCCAAGGGCATCAATTTGTAGTTTGCATTCAAAATCACGATCAAATTGGCAATCGGATGTTAGGAGAACGTTTATCCGACTTGATTGATTTTGAGTCGGTAAAATTAGCTACGGGTGCTTTATTGCTTGCTCCTTATATTCCATTATTATTTATGGGGCAGGAATATGGCGAAGAATCTCCTTTTCTTTATTTTGTCAGTCACAGCGATTCAGATTTAGTTGAAGCGATAAGAGAAGGTAGAAAAAAAGAATTTACTGATTTTCACCTTGAGGGAGAATATATCGATCCTCAAAGTTTACCAGCTTTTAATTTATCAAAAATTAATTGGGCGAAAAGAACCGAAGGTAAGCATCAAGTTTTATGGCAACTGCACCAAAAATTAATTACTATGCGACGAACTATTCCTGCGTTAAAAAAACTCGATAAACAAAATCTAACCGCTACTGCAAGAGAAAGCGATCGCTTTCTCTTATTACATCGTTGGCAGAATAACAGTCAAGTTTTTAGTATTCTCAATTTTAATCAACAAGATGTTAATTTAAAAATTGATTTTCCGCCTGGTAAATGGCAAAAAATCTTAGACTCTGCCGAACCTAAATGGATGGGATCTAGTTCTTCCTTGCCAGAACAAATTACCCGAAAAGAAGCAGAATTATCAATTAAGTCTCGTAGTTTTGTAGTTTACCAACAATAA
- the treY gene encoding malto-oligosyltrehalose synthase, whose amino-acid sequence MRIPTATYRIQFHSKFNFERAKEIVTYLADLGISDFYASPIFEACQGSTHGYDVVNPTILNPELGTESDFTDLIAEIHQHQMGWLQDIVPNHMAYDSQNLWLMDVLENGKDSDFFDFFDINWNQLYEEMHGRVLAPLLGDFYGNCLARGEIKLDYNEQGLFINYFDLELPVRFESYLTFITHNLGALARQIGRQHPDFIKFLGILYLLKNIPEETKGKERYDQINFVKSLIWETYRQNSSVENFIQNNLKAFNGEVDKPESFDLLDNLLSEQFYRLSFWKVGAEEINYRRFFTVNELISVKVEELKVFNKTHELISQLIAENKFTGVRIDHIDGLYNPAQYLTRLREKLGDVYITVEKILELTEDLPQDWQIQGTSGYEFLNYVNGVFCYPENKQQFSNIYTNFTGLKATYKDLVYEKKGLILEKNLAGDLENLAQILKKISSHTREGSDFTTYGLKKALFEVLVLFPVYRTYIDENGIGRTDNKYVNQTIKAAKKKAPLLVNEFNFIQKILLLEYEDFRSQTQREEWLHFVMRSQQLTGPLMAKGVEDTLLYVYNRLLSLNEVGGNPSHFGIDLDLFHQFNQKKVKNWLHGMNTTATHDTKKGEDIRARLNVLSEIPQEWEQQVNHWREINQSYKQEGIPDANDEYFFYQTLLGTFPFDASELSDFSSRIKDYILKAVREAKVHTAWLRPDEEYEQAYFSFIDRVLEAKESDFWQHFQPFQQQIAEYGIYNSLSQVLIKNTAPGVPDLYQGAELWELSLVDPDNRRPVNYQKRTNFLKEIKEKSNQDILQLIKELIETKENGKIKLFLTYQLLKARQEYAKIFQNSDYQPIEVTGKYHNHLVAFARNYEDKTLVAIAPRFLTGIIKPGQLPLGTEVWSDTSLKLAHKNWHNLVDNQTIVGENLAIGKILQNFSVALLIG is encoded by the coding sequence ATGCGTATTCCAACAGCTACTTATAGAATTCAATTTCACTCCAAATTTAATTTTGAACGTGCTAAAGAAATAGTTACGTATTTAGCAGATTTAGGTATTTCCGATTTTTACGCTTCACCTATTTTTGAAGCTTGTCAGGGAAGTACCCATGGTTATGACGTAGTAAACCCAACTATACTCAATCCTGAACTGGGAACTGAGTCAGATTTTACCGATTTAATTGCCGAAATTCACCAACATCAAATGGGATGGTTGCAAGATATTGTTCCTAACCACATGGCTTATGATAGTCAAAATCTATGGTTAATGGATGTTTTAGAAAATGGCAAAGATTCTGATTTTTTTGATTTTTTTGATATTAATTGGAATCAACTTTATGAAGAAATGCACGGGCGAGTACTTGCTCCTTTGTTAGGTGATTTTTATGGTAACTGTTTAGCCAGAGGAGAAATTAAGCTTGACTACAATGAACAGGGCTTATTTATTAATTATTTTGACTTAGAATTACCAGTAAGGTTCGAGTCTTATTTAACCTTTATTACTCATAATTTAGGTGCATTAGCGCGACAAATAGGTCGCCAACATCCTGATTTTATTAAGTTTTTAGGAATTTTATATCTACTAAAAAATATTCCTGAAGAAACCAAAGGAAAAGAGCGTTACGATCAAATAAATTTTGTTAAAAGTCTCATTTGGGAAACTTATAGGCAAAATTCTAGTGTAGAAAATTTTATTCAAAACAACCTAAAAGCGTTTAATGGTGAAGTAGACAAGCCTGAAAGTTTTGATTTACTTGACAACTTACTTTCTGAACAATTTTATCGTTTATCTTTTTGGAAAGTTGGCGCAGAAGAAATTAATTATCGTCGATTTTTTACCGTAAACGAATTAATTTCTGTCAAAGTAGAAGAGTTAAAAGTATTTAATAAAACTCACGAATTAATTAGTCAATTAATTGCCGAAAACAAATTTACGGGAGTACGAATCGATCATATTGATGGCTTGTATAATCCTGCCCAATATCTAACTAGATTAAGAGAAAAACTAGGAGATGTCTATATCACCGTAGAAAAAATTCTCGAATTAACTGAAGACTTACCGCAAGATTGGCAAATTCAAGGTACGAGCGGTTACGAATTTCTTAACTATGTTAACGGAGTATTTTGCTATCCAGAAAATAAACAACAATTTAGTAATATTTATACTAATTTTACTGGATTAAAAGCTACTTACAAAGATTTAGTTTATGAAAAGAAAGGTTTAATTTTAGAAAAAAACTTAGCAGGAGATCTAGAAAATTTAGCTCAAATTCTCAAAAAGATTTCCTCTCATACAAGAGAAGGGAGTGATTTTACTACCTATGGTTTAAAAAAGGCTCTATTTGAAGTATTAGTTTTGTTTCCTGTTTATCGCACTTACATTGATGAAAATGGTATTGGAAGAACAGACAATAAGTATGTCAATCAAACTATAAAAGCTGCTAAGAAAAAAGCTCCTTTATTGGTTAACGAATTCAATTTTATCCAAAAAATACTACTGTTAGAGTACGAAGATTTTCGCAGTCAAACGCAACGAGAAGAATGGTTACACTTTGTGATGCGATCGCAACAGCTAACAGGACCATTAATGGCAAAAGGAGTTGAAGATACACTTTTATATGTTTATAACCGATTATTATCATTAAACGAGGTAGGAGGAAACCCCAGCCACTTTGGTATCGATCTGGATTTGTTTCATCAATTCAATCAAAAAAAAGTTAAGAATTGGCTTCATGGAATGAATACAACTGCTACTCACGACACTAAGAAGGGTGAAGATATACGTGCCAGACTAAATGTTCTTTCGGAAATTCCTCAAGAGTGGGAACAACAAGTAAATCACTGGCGAGAAATTAATCAATCTTATAAACAAGAGGGAATTCCTGATGCTAATGATGAGTATTTCTTTTATCAAACTTTATTAGGTACTTTTCCTTTTGACGCAAGTGAATTATCTGACTTTTCTAGCAGAATCAAAGATTACATTCTCAAAGCAGTCAGAGAAGCAAAAGTTCATACAGCTTGGTTACGCCCAGATGAAGAATACGAACAAGCATATTTTAGCTTTATTGATCGAGTTTTAGAAGCCAAAGAATCTGATTTTTGGCAACATTTTCAACCTTTTCAGCAACAAATAGCCGAATATGGTATCTATAACTCTCTTTCCCAAGTCTTAATTAAAAATACTGCACCTGGCGTACCAGATTTGTACCAAGGTGCAGAATTATGGGAATTAAGTTTAGTTGACCCTGATAATCGTCGTCCTGTAAATTATCAAAAAAGAACAAACTTTTTAAAAGAAATAAAAGAAAAAAGTAACCAAGATATTCTGCAATTAATTAAGGAACTGATTGAAACTAAAGAAAACGGTAAAATCAAACTTTTTTTAACTTATCAATTATTAAAAGCCAGACAAGAATACGCAAAAATCTTTCAAAATAGTGATTATCAACCAATAGAAGTTACTGGAAAATATCATAATCATCTTGTTGCTTTTGCTAGAAACTATGAAGATAAAACTTTGGTGGCGATCGCGCCTCGTTTCTTGACAGGAATCATCAAACCAGGACAACTTCCTCTTGGTACTGAAGTATGGTCAGATACCAGTTTAAAGTTGGCTCACAAAAATTGGCATAATCTAGTAGATAATCAAACAATAGTCGGAGAAAATCTGGCGATCGGCAAAATTTTACAGAACTTTTCCGTTGCTTTATTAATTGGATAA
- a CDS encoding alpha/beta fold hydrolase: protein MNDTTNQFTIKGFSLQCGAILPEASIVYKTYGELNQTLSNVILYPTSYGANHTDIEWLIRCDSILDPSQHFVIIPNMLGNGLSSSPSNDRVCKLAESGFYFTHLDNIRAQKQLLEKVFKIEKIALVYGWSMGAQQAYHWGALYPDRVKRIAALCGTAKTTAHNKIFLQSLRTALTADPAWNGNGFDGIPDRGFKAFARIYASWAASQAYYREKVYDQFGYESLDDYLLRGWEANYRQRDPHNLLTMIDTWLHCDVGNNPTYQGNYRQALGSITAKTLVMPATTDLYFTPEDCKIEADLIPNAEYLPIPSIWGHRAGNPYQNPEDEAFIRKAIVQLLKEVN from the coding sequence ATGAACGACACTACAAATCAATTCACAATCAAAGGTTTTTCTCTACAATGTGGGGCGATATTACCAGAAGCAAGCATAGTATATAAAACCTATGGGGAATTAAATCAAACACTCTCTAACGTTATCTTGTATCCCACTTCCTACGGGGCAAATCACACGGATATTGAATGGTTAATTCGTTGCGACAGCATTCTCGATCCCAGTCAACATTTTGTGATTATTCCTAATATGCTGGGGAATGGCTTATCTAGTTCTCCTAGTAACGATCGAGTCTGTAAATTAGCTGAATCAGGATTTTACTTTACTCATTTAGATAATATCCGCGCCCAAAAACAATTATTAGAAAAAGTATTTAAGATCGAGAAAATAGCCTTAGTCTATGGTTGGTCGATGGGGGCGCAGCAAGCATATCATTGGGGGGCGTTATATCCCGATCGCGTTAAGCGTATAGCTGCTTTGTGTGGCACAGCCAAAACTACCGCACACAACAAGATATTCTTACAGAGTTTACGCACTGCCCTAACAGCCGATCCTGCTTGGAATGGTAATGGGTTTGATGGCATTCCCGATCGCGGATTTAAAGCTTTTGCCCGTATTTATGCCAGTTGGGCAGCATCCCAAGCTTACTATCGAGAAAAAGTTTATGACCAGTTTGGTTACGAGTCTTTAGATGATTATTTATTACGAGGTTGGGAAGCTAATTACCGCCAACGCGATCCGCATAATTTATTGACAATGATCGATACCTGGTTGCATTGTGATGTGGGTAATAATCCAACTTATCAAGGAAACTATCGACAGGCACTGGGATCGATTACTGCTAAAACTCTAGTTATGCCAGCTACAACCGACTTGTACTTTACCCCAGAAGACTGCAAAATCGAAGCGGATTTAATTCCTAATGCCGAATATCTACCTATTCCTTCAATTTGGGGACATCGGGCGGGAAATCCCTATCAAAATCCTGAAGATGAAGCGTTTATTAGAAAAGCGATCGTTCAATTATTAAAAGAGGTTAACTAA